One part of the Priestia aryabhattai genome encodes these proteins:
- a CDS encoding SPW repeat protein has translation METRSILIALIGAWFILAPWVVGFSDQSGALWSSIIFGIIQIIVSLWVCNKPGWTSWQNWVSVLTGVWFVIFPFIYSLTNEEIWSSIILGIITIILSLLNLGSNSKSFD, from the coding sequence GTGGAAACAAGGAGTATTTTAATTGCATTAATTGGTGCCTGGTTTATTCTCGCACCTTGGGTTGTTGGTTTTTCAGATCAATCAGGAGCTTTGTGGTCAAGTATAATCTTTGGAATCATTCAGATTATCGTATCATTGTGGGTCTGTAACAAACCTGGTTGGACTTCATGGCAGAACTGGGTTTCAGTGCTTACTGGTGTCTGGTTTGTAATTTTTCCGTTTATTTATTCATTAACAAACGAAGAAATTTGGTCGAGTATAATACTTGGGATAATCACTATTATATTGAGCTTATTAAACTTGGGATCTAATTCTAAAAGTTTCGATTAA
- a CDS encoding transposase codes for MVQREIAINIKRYKMLTEEICALEEGLEKPVLTLSGIAEILIVTGVEMVIVIELYSELGDIKKFDNAHQILKYAGLNLRESSPGKYKDKHELSNRGGLNCGLCFFELLCLLFDIIEPLKALHRYYTT; via the coding sequence ATGGTACAACGAGAAATAGCCATAAATATTAAACGATATAAGATGCTGACAGAAGAAATATGTGCACTAGAAGAAGGCTTAGAAAAACCCGTTCTCACCCTTTCGGGTATTGCTGAAATACTGATTGTAACTGGTGTTGAGATGGTAATTGTTATTGAACTTTATTCTGAGTTAGGTGATATTAAAAAATTTGATAATGCACACCAAATTTTAAAATACGCGGGATTAAATCTGCGAGAATCTAGCCCAGGAAAGTATAAAGACAAACACGAATTATCAAACAGGGGAGGGCTAAATTGTGGACTTTGCTTTTTCGAACTGTTATGTCTCTTATTCGACATAATCGAGCCTTTAAAGGCTCTGCATCGGTACTATACAACTTGA
- a CDS encoding IS110 family transposase, protein MDIAKFKHVARAQDGRGKVLGKSLTSTNTKEGFDTCFVWMEEVQHKHEKADVCVGITD, encoded by the coding sequence GTGGATATTGCTAAATTTAAGCATGTTGCTCGTGCGCAAGATGGTCGAGGAAAGGTTTTAGGAAAATCTCTTACCTCCACGAATACAAAAGAAGGGTTTGATACTTGCTTTGTCTGGATGGAGGAGGTGCAACACAAACATGAGAAAGCTGATGTTTGTGTTGGTATTACTGATTAA
- a CDS encoding MSCRAMM family adhesin SdrC codes for MNYYVYIPYCPLIYLYQSPDHKYRNSNPGDMYYTHPNYFDYRFYSVPTYHEIGCQIDKRIVRKEKGNLDLDTSSNCDSDPDTSSNRDSDLDTSSNCDSDPDTSSNRDSDLDTSSNCDSDLDTSSNRDSDLDTSSNRDSDLDTSSNHGPYGDISLIYQQMIHSKIIHPMGLNKKS; via the coding sequence ATGAACTATTATGTTTATATTCCATATTGTCCACTGATATATCTATATCAATCACCTGATCATAAATACAGAAATTCAAATCCTGGAGACATGTATTATACTCACCCTAATTATTTCGATTATCGTTTCTATTCTGTTCCAACTTATCATGAAATAGGATGCCAAATTGACAAAAGGATAGTTAGAAAAGAAAAAGGTAACCTAGATCTCGATACTTCATCAAATTGTGATTCAGATCCTGATACTTCATCAAATCGTGATTCAGATCTTGATACTTCATCAAATTGTGATTCAGATCCTGATACTTCATCAAATCGTGATTCAGATCTTGATACTTCATCAAATTGTGATTCGGATCTTGATACTTCATCAAATCGTGATTCAGATCTTGATACTTCATCAAATCGTGATTCAGATCTTGATACTTCATCAAATCATGGTCCATATGGTGATATATCTCTAATATATCAACAGATGATTCATTCAAAAATAATACATCCAATGGGTCTAAATAAAAAATCATAA
- the yjcZ gene encoding sporulation protein YjcZ has product MGFFGGYGGCGYGGCGYGGGYGYGGGGCGGGFALIIVLFILLIIIGASCFGGGFGGGC; this is encoded by the coding sequence ATGGGCTTTTTTGGAGGTTACGGCGGCTGTGGTTACGGCGGCTGTGGTTATGGCGGCGGTTACGGCTATGGCGGAGGCGGCTGTGGGGGTGGCTTTGCCTTAATCATTGTACTATTCATTTTATTAATCATTATTGGCGCTTCTTGTTTTGGCGGAGGCTTTGGTGGTGGTTGCTAA